In Ananas comosus cultivar F153 linkage group 10, ASM154086v1, whole genome shotgun sequence, the sequence GTGTGCTTTTCTTGGTCACAGAAGCTACAGTAAGAAGGCTTTCCACACATGGATCTCAAGGTGAAGTGTTTTTTGGGACCTTTCCTCCAATGCATGAAGAGATCTTCAATTCCTTTATTTCTAATATTCAGTTCAAAAATCTCCTACAGGCCAACTACAAACACTGCTCCATGCCAGTTTGGAATCATCAAAGGTTACTCTCATTCTCTCCACTCTCTGAGTTAGGCTCAGATGAAAAACGCACTAACAAATAACGACTGAAAACACAATTTCAGTCGTTCAACAGTAAACATTATTTGCATCGGTATTTGAAATTTGTTTATCATTCATATTGTCAGTTACTATTCTTTCCATTTGAGAAGTAACACTTTGTTTTTAGTTTGTTTTAGTTTGTTAGTGCGTCTATCAGCTGAAGTCTCTGtattattgattaattaaaCTTGTGACATGATCAATTTGTGCAGGAGTTGGTAGGAGGGGAGAGACATCCAGGTTCGGTTAATGGGGGTGAGATCGAGGAATCGAGCACATTGGGTTCAAGGCCCCCGAGTTGCGAGCACAAATGCGGCGGGTGCGTGCCGTGCTTGGCCATTCAGGTTCCGACCGCCATGGACCGAATCGAATTGCACTACTCCAATTACGAGCCCGAGGGTTGGAAATGCAAATGTGGCTCCACCTTCTTTAACCCTTAAGATTTTGAGCGGTGTGAGTCTGATAGACCCTTACAGGCTCAATGTAGTAGTGCTCGTCCTAGCTAATGCACCCCTTTTTGCATCAATTTTGATCGCTTACTTAGTTTATAAATCCTGAGTAATTTTTCTCTTAGTAGGAGTGT encodes:
- the LOC109716389 gene encoding EPIDERMAL PATTERNING FACTOR-like protein 4, whose product is MWVGYFGPHRRVWLLLLLLLSSVLFLVTEATVRRLSTHGSQGQLQTLLHASLESSKELVGGERHPGSVNGGEIEESSTLGSRPPSCEHKCGGCVPCLAIQVPTAMDRIELHYSNYEPEGWKCKCGSTFFNP